The following are from one region of the Paenibacillus protaetiae genome:
- the yidC gene encoding membrane protein insertase YidC, translating to MNKQQSIFKKPKLYAALSALLLLAGCGSKTGTIDANTPGFFNHYVIYPLSYLIQHIAAFFGGNYGIAVIIITLMIRLVLLPLMLRQYRSQQTMRDKMKVMKPELDKLNEKYKGKTDRESAQKKQQEMMQLYGQHQFNPLSMGCLPMIIQIPILSGLYYAIKQTPELAQHSFLWFQLGQKDMILPFLAGAIYYVQFRVSQIGMDSAQQKQMAVMGLLSPVMMAIFSFNAPAAVPLYWVTGGTFMILQTLLSKKIYGEKTPEIHTQSS from the coding sequence ATGAATAAACAACAATCAATTTTCAAGAAGCCGAAGCTGTATGCTGCGCTTTCCGCGCTGCTGCTGCTTGCAGGCTGCGGTTCCAAAACCGGCACGATCGACGCGAACACGCCGGGATTTTTTAATCACTATGTCATTTATCCGCTGTCGTATCTCATTCAGCATATCGCTGCCTTTTTCGGCGGCAACTACGGCATTGCCGTCATCATCATAACGCTTATGATTCGCCTCGTTCTGCTGCCGCTTATGCTGCGGCAATACCGCAGCCAGCAGACGATGCGAGACAAGATGAAGGTGATGAAGCCGGAACTGGACAAGCTGAATGAAAAATATAAAGGCAAAACAGACCGTGAATCGGCGCAGAAAAAGCAGCAGGAAATGATGCAGCTGTACGGCCAGCACCAGTTTAATCCGTTATCCATGGGCTGTCTGCCGATGATTATTCAAATTCCGATTTTGTCCGGCTTGTATTATGCCATCAAGCAGACGCCTGAGCTTGCTCAGCATTCCTTCTTATGGTTCCAGCTTGGCCAAAAAGATATGATTTTGCCGTTCCTTGCGGGAGCGATTTATTATGTGCAGTTCCGCGTTTCGCAAATCGGCATGGACTCTGCGCAGCAGAAGCAGATGGCGGTGATGGGGCTGCTTTCTCCCGTCATGATGGCGATCTTTTCCTTTAACGCGCCGGCAGCCGTACCGCTGTATTGGGTCACGGGCGGCACGTTTATGATTTTGCAGACGCTGCTCTCCAAAAAAATTTACGGCGAAAAAACGCCGGAAATTCATACGCAGTCGTCTTAA
- a CDS encoding aldo/keto reductase has protein sequence MDYRRLGSSGLQVSLLGLGTNAFGKRADEQASVRIVHAALDSGVNFIDTANIYSGTESERIIGKALAGRRREAVLATKAGLPRSEGPNGRGSSRFHLQQELEDSLRRLQTDYVDLYQIHTFDPYTPLEETLRALDDMIRSGKVRYIGASNYAAWELMKALGISDKLGLNRFVSIQTSYSLADRTPERELVPLAEDQGVGIIPYFPLAGGILTGKYTAPDNVPQGSRAETDPSFKRFFAERNMQLGRDVAGLAASLGCTPSVLSLRWLMEQPAVSTVIVGATNEAQLLENSASLQLKLDSAALSKLNEISDSFRLGEPFASYRLS, from the coding sequence ATGGACTACCGTCGTTTAGGCAGCAGCGGGCTGCAAGTTTCATTGCTTGGGCTTGGCACTAACGCATTTGGCAAACGGGCAGATGAGCAAGCTTCCGTCCGTATCGTTCATGCCGCGCTCGACAGCGGCGTGAACTTCATTGATACCGCTAATATTTATAGCGGTACGGAATCGGAACGCATTATCGGCAAAGCGCTTGCCGGCAGAAGGCGTGAAGCGGTGCTGGCGACAAAGGCCGGACTGCCGCGCTCCGAAGGGCCAAACGGCCGCGGCTCGTCGCGGTTTCATCTGCAGCAGGAGCTGGAGGACAGCCTGCGGCGGCTGCAGACGGATTATGTGGATCTGTATCAAATCCATACCTTTGATCCGTATACTCCGCTCGAAGAAACGCTCCGCGCTTTGGACGACATGATCCGCAGCGGCAAAGTGCGCTACATCGGCGCTTCCAACTATGCGGCGTGGGAGCTGATGAAGGCGCTTGGCATCAGCGACAAGCTTGGTTTGAACCGGTTCGTATCCATTCAGACAAGCTACTCGCTCGCCGACCGTACGCCGGAACGCGAGCTTGTTCCGCTGGCCGAAGACCAAGGCGTAGGCATCATTCCCTATTTTCCGCTTGCAGGCGGCATTTTGACCGGCAAATACACTGCGCCGGACAATGTTCCTCAAGGCTCCCGCGCGGAAACCGACCCGAGCTTCAAACGTTTCTTTGCCGAGCGGAACATGCAGCTCGGCCGTGATGTTGCCGGGCTGGCCGCCAGCCTGGGCTGCACGCCAAGCGTGCTGTCGCTGCGATGGCTGATGGAGCAGCCGGCCGTCTCTACCGTTATTGTCGGCGCGACAAACGAAGCGCAGCTGCTGGAGAACAGTGCCAGCTTGCAGCTGAAGCTGGATTCGGCCGCCCTAAGCAAGCTGAACGAAATCAGCGATTCATTCCGTTTAGGCGAACCGTTTGCTTCGTACCGCTTGTCCTAG